One Aneurinibacillus migulanus genomic region harbors:
- a CDS encoding DoxX-like family protein — translation MKRKPIYVEAFIRSDTDALWEYTQDPKKHERWDLRFSRIAYMPRPDEASPQRFLYETQIGFGLSIAGEGESVGSHVKETGERTSALKFWTDQPVSLIKKGSGYWKYIPEEGGGRFLTQYDYQTRFGMAGTWFDALIFRPLMGWATAWSFERLRLWLEQGMDPKLSLLRSVIQCIIVWTLAFTWIYQGAVPKLLYKNPEELALLKGTGLVPENGASIVLTGAGMLEILFGLCFFWLWRSKGLFILNIVLLLFLDVGAFLGNSSLFTAPFNPVTLSVLMISFSLVAILNQGSLPDTKRCIRTR, via the coding sequence ATGAAAAGAAAGCCGATATATGTAGAAGCGTTTATCCGATCTGACACGGACGCCTTATGGGAATACACGCAGGATCCGAAGAAGCATGAGCGATGGGACTTGCGTTTTTCGCGCATTGCATACATGCCACGGCCTGATGAAGCATCGCCGCAACGTTTTTTATACGAAACGCAGATCGGGTTTGGACTTTCTATTGCCGGAGAAGGAGAAAGTGTAGGTTCCCATGTGAAAGAAACCGGCGAGAGAACGTCGGCTTTGAAATTCTGGACCGATCAGCCAGTTTCTCTCATAAAAAAAGGAAGCGGATATTGGAAATACATACCCGAAGAAGGGGGGGGCCGTTTCCTTACACAATACGATTATCAGACAAGGTTCGGTATGGCTGGCACATGGTTTGACGCGCTGATTTTTCGTCCATTGATGGGTTGGGCTACTGCCTGGAGCTTTGAGCGTCTACGGTTATGGCTGGAGCAGGGAATGGACCCGAAACTTTCCCTGCTGCGGAGCGTTATACAATGTATTATTGTATGGACGCTTGCTTTCACATGGATATACCAGGGCGCCGTACCAAAGCTACTATATAAGAACCCGGAGGAGTTGGCTCTGTTGAAGGGAACAGGGCTTGTGCCAGAGAATGGGGCTTCTATCGTCTTGACTGGAGCGGGGATGCTTGAAATACTGTTCGGCTTATGTTTTTTCTGGTTATGGAGGAGTAAAGGATTGTTTATATTGAATATTGTTCTCCTGCTCTTTCTTGATGTAGGTGCGTTTCTTGGTAATTCTTCCTTGTTTACGGCTCCGTTTAACCCTGTAACTTTAAGCGTACTTATGATTTCTTTTTCTCTTGTTGCCATATTGAATCAGGGTAGTTTGCCTGAC
- a CDS encoding phosphotransferase enzyme family protein encodes MQNAKKLTQEEHIVFADMLAKRALQLYDLSPSSYIRLLNYSENTTFAVVDPERKTRTVLRINRPGYHTKEELEAELMWLESIMINSPIIVPKPIAGKNKKFVQTLKNDRYSYPLHCVMFSFLQGSAPDDKDEKNLIFQFERLGEVTALLHEQVNNWEYSRSICRATWDYDTMLGNRPRWGRWQDRYDVTSGLAQLFQRASDTISLRLGRFGKSPERFGLIHADLRLANLLIEEKKIKVIDFDDCGFGWFLYDLGAAVSFIEHKEYVPDLVASWLQGYRKVRSLSKEEESEIPTFIMLRRLLLLAWLGTRHDSDTAKEFGTEFTEKTAELAEKYLLTFA; translated from the coding sequence ATGCAAAATGCGAAGAAACTTACACAGGAAGAACATATAGTCTTCGCCGATATGTTAGCCAAAAGAGCGTTACAATTATATGATCTTTCCCCTTCTTCATATATTCGGCTGTTAAATTATTCAGAGAATACTACGTTTGCAGTAGTCGATCCGGAGAGAAAGACACGGACAGTTTTACGTATAAATCGTCCTGGTTATCATACAAAGGAAGAATTAGAAGCAGAGCTCATGTGGTTAGAATCTATCATGATTAATTCCCCGATTATTGTTCCGAAGCCGATAGCCGGAAAAAATAAAAAGTTTGTGCAGACACTGAAAAATGATAGATACTCTTACCCGCTTCATTGCGTAATGTTCAGCTTTTTACAGGGGAGCGCGCCGGATGATAAGGATGAAAAGAATTTGATTTTTCAATTTGAGAGGCTGGGGGAAGTGACAGCTCTCTTGCATGAACAAGTAAACAATTGGGAGTATTCGAGAAGTATATGCAGGGCGACATGGGATTATGATACAATGCTTGGCAATCGACCTAGATGGGGACGCTGGCAGGATAGGTATGATGTAACATCGGGACTTGCCCAATTATTTCAGAGAGCATCTGATACGATCTCTTTAAGACTCGGCCGGTTTGGCAAGTCGCCAGAACGATTTGGACTTATTCATGCAGATTTGCGGCTAGCAAATTTGCTGATTGAGGAAAAGAAAATAAAAGTTATCGATTTTGATGATTGCGGATTTGGCTGGTTTCTTTATGATTTAGGAGCGGCGGTAAGCTTTATTGAGCATAAAGAATACGTACCTGATTTAGTAGCGTCGTGGTTGCAAGGATATCGGAAGGTGCGTTCCCTTTCAAAGGAAGAAGAATCCGAGATCCCTACGTTTATTATGCTGCGACGCCTATTGCTGTTGGCTTGGTTAGGGACTCGCCATGATAGTGATACGGCCAAAGAATTTGGAACAGAATTCACTGAAAAAACAGCAGAACTAGCTGAAAAATATTTGCTTACATTCGCTTAG